The region GCTTTCTACAATTCTAACAAATTGATTATTTATTTTACCAATAATATGAGAGCCTCCCGATCCTTTTATTCTTGCCTGATAGGGTGGTTTAATACTGCTTTGTGATCGACCTTTTCCTAAAATGTACTTATATTCTTCTATAATATAATCCGGATTAGGTCTAAGTTTTCCTTTAACTTTAATCTTCTTAGGAATTTTACTGTTTACAATTTCTATTGTAATATGACCGACTTCAATATGTTCATCGAACTTGCGTCCTAAAATAAACACTGTTTCTAATAAGTTATCTAAGTATTGATCTAATGTTTGTTTATTTTTTTTTGCTTCTTTTTCCATTCTAACAAAGTAATTATCAATTTGTTCGGCAGGAATGTTTTCAGCAATTTTCACGTCGTTTCTTAGAATGTAGCATACTTTTTCACCATTCTTTATTTCAGTTCCTAATTTAATGCATTTCTTCATATTTCCTATATTATTTGTTTAAGATATTGGACACATACTAAATATTCCATTCTCTATCTTGGTAGGATGTAACCCTATTTTTTCCAAATACTCTCTTACTTTTGGACTGAAAAAATCATCATAAATTTCTTTCACAAAATTTTTCACTTTTCCACCAAGATTAAAAATATCATCAATCCATTTTGATAATTGTTTGAATAGAGCTTTACTACCTTCTTTTAGCTTTTTAATAATAAAACGGATAAATTCAATACCCATTGAAAATGTATCACTTGCCGTTTTTACAGCCGCGGCTACAGTTTTACTAAGATTCTGTAAAGGATTTTTCATGAAAGAAGCAACGCCTTCAAAAAGTTTTACAACATCTGCAACGCCGCCTGTAAGGAATGTTTCCAGAACAATGTCTATAATCATCCCGATAATATACCCTAAATAATAAAAGACCTGTTCTAGGGAGACTTCTACGGAACTTTTTGTTAACCATTGATAAAGTTTGTATGCTGCCTGTACCTCGAAAACGACTGTATTCACAATGAAATCTGAAATATCGAAATTTCTTATACTTTCAATTATACCTTCTATTATTTCAAGAAAATATTCAATAAAAAGCATAAAATCATCAGAGGCTTCTTTTTTTATTTTATCCCATTCTGCTTTTGCCTTGAAGAAGAAGCCAATAAGAGAAAAAATACCTGCAATAACATCTATTAAACTGTTATATATTCCACATACCAAAGCATTTGCAGTTGTAAAATTTTTATAGATAATTGCCTGAAGAGAAGGCAAAGAGCTTTTCAAAGATTTCTTTACATTGACTATTTTATTGAAAAATCCATTAATTTCGACATTCAGGACGTTGTAAATAGATTTTGGTAAATATGATTCCATACCAGTGATCATGGATTTGAAATTTTTCCGGGTACCTTCTACCAGTTCGAAAAGATTATCAAAAATTCCAGATACTACTTTTTGACTATTTAGAACATTTTCATTTGGCGTACCATTTTTATGCTCATAAAAAGGCTTTATGGTTTCCCAAACACTTTGAGGAATTAGTTTTGGGTTATACTCTCCTTTTTCTGTTTTAGGATTCCATCCGGATTCGTCTATTTTAAGATTCTCTATACCTTTTGCTATACTTGTAAAATAATTTGCTCCTTGCTCAAATATTTCATTCGTGAAAAAATCGAATATATCCGAAATAGGTGATTTTATAATTTTCATCAACCAGTTTAAAAAGCTTTTTTTATTGGCTAGAACTTTTTTTTCCAAGAGACTTCTCATTTCTTTTGGAGAAATTGTGATATTATGATCTCGTACAAAATTCAGAACTTCAGCGAATGGTACTTTTTTAGGGTCAGTTAAATCTTTTGAGACTTTCATTCTCGCTATTGTGTATAAATTATACTTATCATCTATTTCCATAAATAGAATAATAGTTTTATCTGTAGGCTCTTGGATTTGTCGGAATCTCTCTAATAAAAAAACTCCGTCTTTGCTGGCAAAAAGTTTAACAGTAATGTCTCCGAAAATCCCTTTATAATATTTATAAACTAGTATTTCTTCAATTTGTTGTTCTTTAATAGGATCTGTCTCGTCTGTATAAACCTCATATCCTTCAGATTTGATTAAAGGTTTCCCTCCGAAAAATTGATCAGCCATTTGTTGAGTAGTAAGTTTTTCATTTTTATTTGAATTTTCTAAATCGAATGCCGCCCAATTGTTTTTTGAGTACTCTTTAAAGGATGGTTTGTTATTTATTTCTAAGCTCATTTTGTGATTTTTGATGTTAATAGAAAGGCAGAGTTTTTAGGCTCTGCCAATTTTGATTAATTAAATGAGGTATTTTTTTAATTATATACTCTTATTTCCATCATTCCTAAAGGGATAATTAGCTCCAAGCCTTCACCCGAAGAAAAATTAATTTCTGTATCAGATGGGAAACTATATACTATGCTATTGAACATGGTATAAGGTTCAAAAGACACATTAATTGAAACAACTGTTTTATCACTTACGAAGTGTCCTCCCGTTAAAAGACCTTTATATGCTCCTGTAGCTGTTTTACTCCAGGTAATACTACCTAAATTGTTCTCAAGGACGGTAGTAATTAAATTATAAGAAGAATCTGTTTGTAATTTCGCGACATAAACTTTATAATTCCTGACTTCTGCCAAGGCATGCATTTTTAAATCACCATTGGCATCAATTGCATAATCTGTATAAGTCGTGGAGCCTGGTGCTGCTACCTGATAAATCACATCTACTTCTCTTTCTCCTTCCGGGGGTAATGCATTTACTCTTATAATTTTTCCAATATTGGACATTGTTGTTTGTTTTTTTTAGTTAATAATTTGATTGAAGACAAAGTTTCCTATGATGCACTCATTATTATATTTGGAAGAGCTGAATTAGGAGACTTTGAATAAAAGGATATTTACCAGACGTCTAAAGTCGGCGACAGTATTTATATAATTGAAACATTTGCATTTTCAGATATTTTCAATAGTTTTCCGCCACCCCAAGACATGTATACAGCTGTTTTACCAGATGAAACGACATCTATCATACCATATCCTTCTACACCTACTCTTAAATCAGCACCAGATCCTGATACATTTGAGAATTGATAATATTGATTATCTCTTAAATGAGTGATATTGACAGATCCGTTTGAACTACCATCGAAAATGATATTGTATTTTTTAATACTTGTGTCATCCAGATCAATAGGATTGCTATCTATTAGTTTATATACTTCTAAGAATTTAAAGTCATCGTTGTCATTAACAACATGTGCTAAATTGGCGGCTAACTGTTCTAGGTTTACGGCATGATCTCCACTTGTTGCAGCAGGAATAGATGGACTAGAACTAAATGTTTTATTGCCATTAATTGTTTCATCCCCTTCAGTATTCACAAATCTTTCATCTGATGCAGCCTGATTGAAATAGTTTTGCTGTAGAAGATCTGTTACATAAGATTCTGTAGCATAATTCACGTTATTGCCAGATAAAACTCTACCTTTCGCATCAACATTTACATTATTGTAAGTTCCCGCAGAAACTCCCGAATTCGCTAAGGTCATAGCAATACCAACATTTCCTGATCCGTCAACAGAAGCTGATCCGGTTACATCGCCTATGTAAGATAATGTTCTAGGTGTTGTCCATTTTGTGGAAGCTAAAACGTTTTTCGTGCCATCTGAAGTATTATCTACATTTGATAATCCAAGATCTGATTTACTTAAGTTAACAACTCCTGTTTGTCCGTTTATGGATTGAACAGCTCCAGATGAAATCTGAATATAACTTGAACCTCCCCAACGATAGGTAAGATTTGTATCAATTGCTACATATATTTTTCCTGATTCGCCTGTTGCTGGAAAAGATGCAAGATTTGCAAATTCCAATACATCGTCTACATAGCTTGGTAAATATGCTGAGGATATTTTGGCATCTGAACCTAAGGGAGCAAAGCCATTTGCTATACCTCTTTGAGCTTCTGTTATCGCATTACTACCATTCACAGCCAAAGCACCCGAAACAGATAATCCTGAATTAGTGATAACAACTCTAGTTATGCCATTATTAATAAAAGTATGATTTCCTAATGTTGTATAATAAACATTTGGAATATCATCATTTCCAAAAACCAATACATTTACATTATTAGCATTAAAAACCTGATTTCCCGTTATTCCATTAGATGAAAATATATTCCCATTAAATTCAAATGCTGAAATAACTCCAGTAGTACTTAGATTATTAGTTCCTAAAATAACATTTGAGTTAAACGCAATTGTAGAATCTTGAATTAGCATTTTTTGAACGCCATTTCTGTAAATTCCATAATCTTTATCATTCACCGTTCCCGTAAAGAATCCTGATCCCATTGATTGCAAGAATCCTCTAGCATTTGTTGTAGCATCAGCATCTAATATCCATTCGGTTGAAATACCAGTAAATCTTTTAGTACTAAAAATGTCTACATTTCCTGATATTGGAACATAATCTGCTGGATTGAAATTACCTCCATGCCAAACGTTATTCCCATTTACTGATAATGCACCATTAACGCCTAATCCACTTGAACTAAATGATCCTACATTAACACCATTTACCATAAAATAATGTGATGTATGCGTTTGATAATAAACAGAATTTAAAGCGTTATTTCCAAAATATATTTCTGTGGAGTTTGTCGCTATAAATGTATTACCTGCTAATATTCCTGAATTAAAGGTATTACTCCAAACTGCACTTGATGCTGTAAATGCTTTAGTAATTATATTGCCTGAATCAGTAAATTCAATTTGATTAGCCCAATCAAAATCATCAGCATTATTACTTAAAGAAGGCGCAAAAATTAAATTATTTGATGATGGTTTATGAAATACCCATGATTTATAATTTATATTTTTAAATGTAAATGG is a window of Candidatus Chryseobacterium colombiense DNA encoding:
- a CDS encoding EndoU domain-containing protein encodes the protein MKKCIKLGTEIKNGEKVCYILRNDVKIAENIPAEQIDNYFVRMEKEAKKNKQTLDQYLDNLLETVFILGRKFDEHIEVGHITIEIVNSKIPKKIKVKGKLRPNPDYIIEEYKYILGKGRSQSSIKPPYQARIKGSGGSHIIGKINNQFVRIVESATHVIPSGETIRIATIKYWIEEKRIWKLKDDIHTFFPSNWNLEKIRHVVNEASGNIIEKQGNRVVGKTKNGIKIEMRIDLETREVLTAYIVIN